The stretch of DNA TGTGAACGCTACCCGACCTGCGACGCCTATGTGGGGTGCCATCCGGGGACCGAGACACCCCTGGGACGGTTGGCGAACAAAGAGCTTCGGGCTGGAAGCTCAAAGCTCACAATAGCTTCGATCCCCTCTGGAAAGCGAAGCTAGCGAAGCGACAGCGGGAGCAGGGTCCAGACCCGAAACCGGGCGCGAGGCACCGGCTATCAGTGGCTGGCTGGTCAACTCGGCATCCCGGTCGAGCAGTGTCACATCGGACTGTTTG from Fimbriiglobus ruber encodes:
- a CDS encoding zinc-finger-containing protein; protein product: MSFVLSVLRERGQARPGSGDLCRPVAEPIRQSVLACERYPTCDAYVGCHPGTETPLGRLANKELRAGSSKLTIASIPSGKRS